The Erigeron canadensis isolate Cc75 unplaced genomic scaffold, C_canadensis_v1 Conyza_canadensis_unscaffolded:174, whole genome shotgun sequence genome includes a window with the following:
- the LOC122584255 gene encoding DNA-directed RNA polymerases IV and V subunit 4-like, with protein sequence MFDEKFETNGNGNNDSAFAKGDKGKGGKGEKGGVSSKKEPPALVLKVEEEIPENAECLMDCEAAQILQGIQDHMVLLSKDPTIKIPSSFDRALQYATRTNPYTDPHSVRQILESLKNLGVSDGEMCVIANTAIETSGEAFGLLPSLKLQFNVFVVFQAKKSKVKEPLKSALTELKKVKHATESTRDAIVLD encoded by the exons ATGTTTGATGAAAAGTTCGAAACGAATGGAAACGGGAACAATGATTCCGCTTTCGCTAAAG GTGATAAGGGCAAAGGGGGGAAGGGAGAAAAGGGAGGTGTCAGTTCAAAGAAAGAGCCTCCTGCGCTTGTGCTCAAGGTTGAAGAGG AGATTCCTGAAAATGCCGAGTGTTTGATGGACTGCGAAGCTGCACAAATCTTGCAAGGAATTCAAGACCATATGGTGCTACTGTCCAAGGATCCAACAATCAAAATCCCTAG TTCCTTTGACAGGGCATTGCAGTATGCCACCAGGACCAATCCTTACACTGATCCTCATTCGGTTAGACAGATATTGGA ATCTCTCAAGAACCTAGGTGTTTCTGATGGCGAG ATGTGTGTCATTGCAAATACTGCGATTGAAACTTCTGGTGAAGCTTTTGGTCTCTTGCCATCATTGAA GCTGCAGTTTAATGTTTTTGTGGTATTCCAGGCTAAGAAAAGCAAGGTAAAGGAACCCTTGAAAAGTGCGTTGACTGAACTGAAGAAGGTTAAACATGCTACAGAGAGCACCAGAGACGCCATAGTGCTTGATTGA